A stretch of the Candidatus Woesearchaeota archaeon genome encodes the following:
- a CDS encoding Lrp/AsnC family transcriptional regulator, with protein MNEFDLIDKKIMLEMDIDARQSYNQLAKKVRISPELARYRLKKLIDDKVILGFNIVIDIGKIGFFHYEVYLRFQKINEEKEKEIINYLKTANNILWLASCLGHYDIVFSVIAKDNIQFSKVLSDILDKYGEFIFERNVQSTIKIPHFSRNYLVPNSKVHEFSFSSSRNMNVSMDRIDFTILRILMNDARMHLTKLSKKTGISLDIVNYRLKQLIKKGVIQLFRAHIDKRKLNRMHFQILFNFKNLNSELKSKFIEFCRQLDSSTYVLDTIGKYDLILELEPENQKEFNNILKKIRYEFSDQLIDYEPLTITEDIKYDYFRLDEKEFFR; from the coding sequence ATGAATGAATTTGATTTAATAGATAAGAAAATTATGCTTGAAATGGATATTGACGCAAGACAATCATATAATCAATTAGCTAAGAAAGTTAGAATAAGTCCTGAATTAGCAAGATACAGATTAAAAAAACTTATTGATGATAAAGTTATTCTTGGTTTTAACATAGTTATTGATATTGGAAAAATCGGGTTTTTTCATTATGAGGTCTACTTGCGTTTTCAGAAGATTAATGAAGAAAAAGAAAAAGAAATAATTAATTATCTTAAAACAGCTAACAACATTTTATGGCTTGCGAGTTGTTTAGGACACTACGATATAGTCTTTTCAGTTATAGCAAAAGACAACATACAATTTTCTAAAGTTCTCTCAGATATTCTTGATAAATACGGAGAATTTATTTTTGAAAGAAATGTTCAGTCCACAATTAAGATACCTCATTTTAGCAGAAACTATCTTGTTCCAAATTCAAAGGTTCATGAATTTAGTTTTAGTAGCTCAAGAAACATGAATGTATCTATGGATCGCATAGATTTCACAATTCTTAGAATTTTGATGAATGATGCAAGAATGCATTTGACAAAGCTCTCAAAAAAAACAGGAATCAGTTTGGACATTGTTAATTATAGATTAAAACAATTAATAAAAAAAGGAGTCATTCAGCTTTTTAGAGCGCACATTGACAAGAGAAAATTAAATCGTATGCATTTTCAAATCTTGTTCAATTTCAAAAATCTAAATTCTGAATTGAAATCGAAGTTTATTGAATTCTGTAGACAATTAGACAGTTCAACATATGTACTCGATACAATTGGAAAATATGATCTTATTCTAGAATTAGAACCTGAGAATCAAAAAGAGTTCAATAATATTCTCAAAAAAATAAGATATGAATTTTCAGATCAACTTATTGATTACGAGCCTTTAACAATAACAGAAGATATTAAGTATGATTATTTTAGACTTGATGAAAAAGAGTTCTTTAGATAG
- a CDS encoding adenylyltransferase/cytidyltransferase family protein translates to MKKVLTFGTFDKFHKGHEYYLSEAKKYGDRLYVVIARDSTVLKVKERSPRNNQTKRMATVYECEDVDEVRIGEEGDKYKVIEEIKPDVICLGYDQTAFTDKLEEELKKRNILAKIIRIKSYIPEVYKSSKM, encoded by the coding sequence ATGAAAAAAGTATTAACATTCGGTACATTTGACAAATTTCACAAAGGACATGAATATTATCTTTCAGAGGCAAAAAAATACGGCGATAGACTCTATGTAGTTATAGCGAGGGATTCAACAGTTCTAAAAGTCAAAGAAAGAAGTCCTAGAAACAACCAGACTAAAAGGATGGCTACAGTCTATGAATGCGAAGATGTAGATGAGGTTAGAATAGGTGAAGAAGGAGATAAATACAAAGTAATAGAAGAAATAAAACCAGATGTAATATGTCTAGGATATGACCAAACAGCATTCACAGACAAATTAGAAGAAGAACTTAAAAAACGAAATATACTTGCAAAGATTATTCGAATAAAAAGTTACATTCCTGAAGTTTATAAGTCCTCTAAGATGTGA
- the tuf gene encoding translation elongation factor EF-1 subunit alpha, which produces MAKDKIHMNLVFIGHVDAGKSTTVGRLLFDSGNIDEQAMRKLKDKAAELGKGGFEFAFVMDNLKEERERGVTIDLAHKKFDSEKYYFTIIDAPGHRDFVKNMITGASQADAAVLVVAATDKEVQPQTREHLFLAKTLGVGQMIIAINKMDAENYTEAAYKRVKDMLSPLLKSVGINPDNTPFVPIASLKGDNVAKKSENLGWYTGNTLLGTMDALNAPEKPTELPMRMPIQDVYNITGIGVVPVGKIETGVMKVGQKVIAVPGREGKGVPGEVKSIEMHHEQHQQAEPGDNVGISVRGFGKKDIARGDVIGPADNVPPVVEEFKAQIVVLNHPSVITKGYTPVFHIHTAQIACQFVNIDRKMNPATGEVLEENPDFIKNGDAAIVTLRPVQPVVIETQKENPKMSRFAIRDSGTTVAAGMCIEAKKKA; this is translated from the coding sequence ATGGCAAAAGACAAAATACACATGAATCTTGTGTTCATAGGACACGTAGACGCTGGAAAATCAACAACAGTAGGTAGACTATTATTCGATTCAGGAAACATAGACGAACAAGCAATGAGAAAACTAAAAGACAAAGCAGCAGAACTAGGAAAAGGTGGCTTTGAATTCGCATTCGTAATGGACAACCTAAAAGAAGAAAGAGAAAGAGGAGTAACAATCGACCTTGCACACAAAAAATTCGATTCAGAAAAATACTACTTTACAATAATTGATGCACCAGGACACAGAGACTTCGTAAAAAACATGATTACAGGAGCATCACAAGCAGATGCAGCAGTTCTAGTAGTTGCAGCAACAGACAAAGAAGTACAACCACAAACAAGAGAACACTTATTCCTAGCAAAAACATTAGGCGTAGGACAAATGATAATAGCAATCAACAAGATGGATGCAGAGAACTACACAGAAGCAGCATATAAAAGAGTAAAAGATATGCTATCTCCACTACTAAAATCAGTAGGCATAAACCCTGACAATACACCATTTGTACCAATAGCAAGCCTAAAAGGCGACAACGTAGCAAAAAAATCAGAAAATCTAGGATGGTACACAGGAAACACACTACTAGGAACAATGGATGCACTAAACGCACCAGAAAAACCAACAGAACTTCCAATGAGAATGCCAATACAAGATGTATACAACATCACAGGAATCGGCGTAGTACCAGTAGGTAAAATAGAAACAGGAGTTATGAAAGTAGGACAAAAAGTAATAGCTGTTCCTGGAAGAGAAGGTAAAGGCGTTCCTGGAGAAGTAAAAAGCATAGAAATGCACCATGAACAACACCAACAAGCAGAACCAGGAGACAACGTAGGAATATCTGTAAGAGGCTTTGGAAAAAAAGACATAGCAAGAGGCGATGTAATAGGACCTGCAGATAATGTGCCTCCAGTTGTAGAAGAATTCAAAGCACAAATCGTGGTTTTGAATCACCCAAGTGTAATAACAAAAGGATACACTCCCGTATTCCACATACACACAGCACAAATTGCATGCCAATTCGTAAACATTGATAGAAAAATGAATCCTGCAACAGGAGAAGTGCTAGAAGAAAATCCTGACTTCATCAAAAATGGTGATGCAGCAATCGTAACACTAAGACCTGTTCAACCAGTAGTGATTGAGACGCAAAAGGAAAATCCAAAAATGTCTAGATTTGCGATTAGAGATAGTGGAACAACAGTTGCAGCAGGAATGTGCATTGAAGCAAAGAAAAAGGCTTAA
- a CDS encoding aspartate 1-decarboxylase, translated as MRIMLKSKIHKATVTKADIKYMGSITIDQELLNKVDLWSGEQVLVVDNTNGHRLWTYVISGQKNKGEICMNGAAAHLIKPGDEIIIMAFALSTKKIKPRNILVDHKNKFVKFFK; from the coding sequence TTGAGAATTATGTTGAAATCGAAGATACACAAAGCAACAGTCACAAAAGCAGACATTAAGTACATGGGGTCAATCACAATAGATCAAGAACTCCTGAATAAAGTAGATCTGTGGTCAGGTGAGCAAGTGCTTGTCGTAGACAATACAAACGGTCATAGGTTGTGGACATATGTTATATCGGGACAAAAAAATAAAGGAGAAATCTGCATGAATGGAGCAGCAGCACATCTAATAAAACCAGGAGATGAAATAATAATCATGGCTTTCGCATTGTCAACTAAAAAAATAAAACCCAGAAATATCCTTGTAGACCATAAAAATAAGTTCGTAAAATTCTTTAAATGA
- a CDS encoding elongation factor EF-2 — protein MAKMVDRVLEGMKNPERIRNIAIAAHIDHGKTTFSDNLLQGAGMMSADLAGQARAMDFHEDEQERGITIDSASVSMMHKVEGEDYLINLIDTPGHVDFGGDVTRAMRAVDGAIVLSCAVEGIMPQTETVLRQALRERVKPILFINKVDRLIKELQLTPEAMQERFIKVITSVNKLIKQIAEEEYGEKWQVNVADGSVCFGSAFHNWALSIPYMQKKGITFKDIIDAYTNDTWKELRDKAPIHEVILNSVIKHHPNPVDAQAYRIPKIWHGDDNSEIGKQLRTCDPKGNLMFVVTKVVVDPQAGEISAGRMFSGTMKKGMNVHLAKAKVDLRIQQVYIYNGAKKEIVDNVPPGNIIGVAGLKNAYPGETVMEDAEADPFEAITHIFEPVMTKAIEAKKPGDLPKLIEVLMQVSKEDPSIKIEINQETGEHLMHGMGELHLEVIENRIKKEKGVEIQTSPPIVVYRETITKNSGEQFEGKSPNKHNKLYFVVEPLEEEYKQAIKEGKLSSGRIKKKDSELWETLQSLGMDAKTARNVKDIFNGNMFLDETRGIVHIGEIIEMVLDMFEDVMNAGPLARDPCYGVKVKLMDVKLHEDAIHRGPAQLYPAVREGIRGAMDQANPIIFEPIQTMSFEAPAEYMGELSKLIQNKRGQLLDMQQEGNLVKVTGKLPVAEMFGLSSDLRSATGGRGSSFLVDQNFERLPDELQQRTLKIIRERKGLKTESSE, from the coding sequence AAAACAACATTTTCCGATAACTTATTGCAAGGAGCAGGAATGATGAGTGCTGACTTAGCAGGACAAGCAAGAGCAATGGACTTTCACGAAGATGAACAAGAACGAGGCATAACAATAGACTCTGCATCAGTAAGCATGATGCACAAAGTAGAAGGAGAAGACTATTTAATTAACCTAATAGACACGCCAGGACACGTAGATTTTGGAGGAGACGTAACAAGAGCGATGAGAGCAGTAGATGGAGCGATTGTACTAAGCTGCGCAGTAGAAGGAATAATGCCGCAAACAGAAACTGTGCTAAGACAAGCTCTAAGAGAGCGAGTAAAACCTATACTTTTCATAAATAAAGTAGACAGACTAATCAAAGAATTGCAATTAACGCCTGAAGCTATGCAAGAACGATTCATAAAAGTAATAACTTCAGTGAACAAATTAATAAAACAAATAGCAGAAGAAGAATACGGAGAAAAATGGCAGGTAAATGTTGCAGATGGATCAGTGTGTTTTGGCTCAGCTTTTCACAATTGGGCACTTTCAATTCCGTACATGCAAAAAAAAGGAATAACCTTCAAAGACATAATTGATGCATACACAAATGATACTTGGAAAGAACTAAGAGATAAAGCACCAATACATGAAGTAATACTAAATTCAGTCATCAAGCACCACCCAAATCCTGTGGATGCACAAGCATATAGAATTCCAAAAATATGGCACGGAGATGACAACAGTGAAATAGGAAAGCAACTAAGAACATGCGATCCAAAAGGAAACTTAATGTTTGTAGTAACAAAAGTAGTAGTAGACCCGCAAGCAGGAGAAATAAGCGCAGGAAGAATGTTCTCAGGAACCATGAAAAAAGGAATGAATGTACACTTAGCAAAAGCAAAAGTAGACTTAAGAATACAACAAGTATACATCTATAACGGAGCGAAAAAAGAAATAGTTGACAATGTGCCTCCTGGAAACATAATAGGCGTTGCAGGCCTAAAAAATGCATATCCAGGAGAAACAGTCATGGAAGATGCGGAAGCAGATCCTTTTGAAGCAATAACACACATATTCGAACCCGTAATGACAAAAGCAATAGAAGCAAAAAAACCAGGGGACTTACCAAAACTAATAGAAGTATTAATGCAAGTATCAAAAGAAGATCCGAGCATTAAAATAGAAATAAATCAAGAAACTGGAGAACATCTAATGCATGGAATGGGAGAACTACACCTGGAAGTAATAGAAAATAGAATTAAAAAAGAAAAAGGCGTAGAAATTCAAACAAGCCCTCCTATAGTTGTATACAGAGAAACAATAACAAAAAATTCTGGTGAACAATTTGAAGGAAAATCTCCTAATAAACACAACAAACTATATTTTGTTGTAGAACCACTAGAAGAAGAATACAAACAAGCAATAAAAGAAGGAAAATTATCCAGCGGAAGAATAAAGAAAAAAGACTCCGAACTTTGGGAAACCCTTCAAAGCTTAGGAATGGATGCAAAAACTGCTAGAAATGTAAAAGATATCTTTAATGGAAACATGTTTTTAGATGAAACAAGAGGAATAGTTCACATAGGTGAAATAATTGAAATGGTTCTAGACATGTTCGAAGATGTAATGAATGCAGGACCTTTAGCTAGAGATCCGTGTTACGGAGTAAAAGTAAAACTAATGGATGTAAAACTGCACGAAGATGCAATTCACAGAGGACCAGCACAATTATATCCTGCAGTAAGAGAAGGTATAAGGGGAGCAATGGATCAAGCAAACCCAATAATCTTTGAACCAATACAAACAATGAGTTTTGAAGCACCTGCTGAATACATGGGCGAATTATCCAAGCTAATACAAAACAAAAGAGGACAATTATTAGATATGCAACAAGAAGGAAACCTAGTTAAAGTAACAGGAAAACTACCAGTAGCGGAAATGTTTGGATTAAGTAGTGATTTGAGATCTGCAACAGGTGGAAGAGGATCTTCATTTTTAGTAGATCAAAACTTTGAAAGACTTCCAGACGAATTGCAACAGAGAACTCTAAAAATAATAAGAGAAAGAAAAGGCCTCAAAACAGAAAGTTCAGAGTAA
- the rpsJ gene encoding 30S ribosomal protein S10, translating to MQRARVKLASTDINKVNDTCEYIKGIAEKTGVVIKGPIPLPTKKLKVTTRKSPCGDGTATWERYEMRVHKRLIDLGVDERALRLIMRVPIPEGLNIEIEMIDE from the coding sequence ATGCAGAGAGCAAGAGTAAAATTAGCAAGTACTGATATAAATAAAGTAAATGATACTTGTGAGTACATAAAAGGAATAGCAGAAAAGACAGGAGTAGTAATAAAAGGACCAATACCCCTACCAACAAAAAAACTCAAAGTAACCACAAGAAAAAGCCCTTGTGGCGACGGTACAGCTACATGGGAAAGATATGAAATGAGAGTTCATAAAAGGCTTATTGATCTTGGTGTTGATGAGAGAGCTCTAAGACTTATAATGCGAGTTCCAATACCTGAAGGATTAAATATCGAAATAGAAATGATCGATGAATAA